A genomic stretch from Desulfotignum balticum DSM 7044 includes:
- the mnmE gene encoding tRNA uridine-5-carboxymethylaminomethyl(34) synthesis GTPase MnmE — MNDTIAAIATPFGSGGIGVIRMSGPDAVAIAAQFFSRTRTGPPFTGNLKTHQVYHGYFLDSGEVIDEVLLIFMRGPKSYTAEDVVEIQAHSGTVVLKKILECLLTGGARLADPGEFTRRAFLNQRIDLTQAEAVADIINARSTAALKFAAAQNTGVLKQQIQEMRNQLIQVLSQVEVSIDFPDDAPQETDTSQRTTDIDFVMDRCREFIRQHEEACFLKEGICLAICGKPNVGKSSLMNRLLSREKSIVTALPGTTRDPIQEAMTMNGIPFVVTDTAGIHDTDDLVEIIGIERAKDHIRGADLVLFMVEPGTALSEMEFKKMVPLDKRMLVVVNKIDLTRDTNGQAKPGGPGLPELPEICDQIPKIHISALHNQGIQPLKDKIMQLCIGDLTMDGSAVIPNLRHKTALTKALSFLESAKQGLLTGQPEETLAIDLKNSIDLLGSITGETASIDILDTIFNNFCIGK, encoded by the coding sequence ATGAATGACACCATTGCCGCAATCGCAACGCCTTTTGGCAGCGGTGGTATCGGGGTTATCCGGATGTCCGGTCCCGATGCCGTGGCCATTGCGGCCCAGTTTTTTTCCAGAACCCGGACGGGTCCTCCTTTTACCGGAAATCTGAAAACCCATCAGGTCTATCACGGATATTTTCTGGACAGCGGGGAAGTCATTGATGAGGTGCTGCTCATTTTCATGCGCGGGCCGAAGTCCTATACCGCCGAGGATGTGGTGGAAATCCAGGCCCATTCCGGCACCGTGGTTCTTAAAAAGATTCTGGAATGTCTGCTGACCGGCGGGGCCCGCCTGGCAGATCCCGGCGAGTTCACCCGGCGTGCTTTTTTAAATCAGCGCATTGATCTGACCCAGGCGGAAGCCGTGGCAGACATCATCAACGCCCGGTCCACAGCCGCTTTAAAATTTGCTGCGGCCCAGAACACAGGAGTATTGAAACAGCAGATTCAGGAAATGCGAAACCAGCTGATCCAGGTGCTGTCCCAGGTGGAAGTGAGCATTGATTTCCCCGATGATGCGCCCCAGGAAACTGACACATCCCAAAGAACAACCGACATCGATTTTGTCATGGACCGGTGCCGGGAATTCATCCGGCAGCATGAAGAAGCCTGTTTTCTGAAAGAAGGGATTTGTCTGGCCATCTGCGGCAAACCCAATGTGGGAAAATCCAGTCTCATGAACCGGCTGCTGTCCCGGGAAAAATCCATTGTCACGGCCCTTCCCGGAACCACCCGGGACCCCATCCAGGAAGCCATGACCATGAACGGGATCCCTTTTGTGGTCACAGACACGGCCGGCATTCATGACACGGACGACCTGGTGGAAATCATCGGCATTGAACGGGCCAAAGATCATATCCGGGGGGCGGATCTGGTATTGTTTATGGTGGAACCCGGAACGGCCCTGTCTGAAATGGAATTTAAAAAAATGGTGCCCCTGGATAAACGCATGCTTGTGGTGGTGAACAAAATCGATCTGACCCGGGACACGAACGGGCAGGCCAAACCCGGTGGACCCGGACTGCCTGAACTGCCGGAAATCTGCGATCAGATTCCAAAGATTCATATTTCCGCGCTTCACAACCAGGGGATTCAACCACTCAAAGACAAAATCATGCAGCTTTGCATCGGCGATCTGACCATGGACGGTTCAGCCGTGATTCCCAACCTTCGGCACAAAACCGCGTTAACCAAAGCGCTGTCTTTTCTTGAATCCGCAAAACAGGGTCTGTTGACCGGGCAGCCGGAAGAGACCCTGGCCATTGATTTAAAAAACAGCATTGACCTGCTGGGCAGCATTACCGGTGAAACCGCATCAATTGATATACTGGATACGATTTTTAACAATTTCTGTATCGGAAAATAA
- a CDS encoding YkgJ family cysteine cluster protein, which yields MTLDLKKHFTQYEALVQVVDGIFDRVKQEFPKEVFCREKCSDCCYAIFDMPLIEALYLKSKFLEKFSGKEKNDLLEIADKTDRALVKLKRDAYKKVQKGADQLEIVGRMSQERVRCPLLGSDNLCLLYEFRPITCRIYGIPTSTAGKSHICGRTNFIQGNAYPTLNMDKIYTQLQLISAQLIKDIHSRNIKMHEMLIPVSMALITDFNEDYLGVPQNG from the coding sequence ATGACACTGGATCTGAAAAAACATTTTACACAATATGAAGCCCTGGTTCAGGTGGTGGACGGGATATTTGACCGGGTGAAACAGGAATTTCCCAAAGAAGTGTTCTGCCGGGAAAAATGCAGCGACTGCTGTTACGCCATTTTTGACATGCCCCTGATCGAAGCCCTTTACCTGAAATCCAAATTTCTGGAAAAATTTTCCGGCAAAGAAAAAAACGATCTGCTGGAAATTGCCGACAAAACCGACCGGGCCCTGGTCAAACTCAAACGGGATGCGTACAAAAAAGTGCAAAAAGGCGCGGACCAGCTGGAAATTGTGGGCCGCATGTCCCAGGAACGGGTGCGCTGCCCCCTGCTGGGATCTGACAATTTGTGCCTGCTGTATGAATTTCGGCCCATTACCTGCCGCATCTACGGCATTCCCACGTCCACGGCCGGTAAAAGCCATATCTGCGGACGGACCAATTTTATCCAGGGAAACGCTTATCCCACGCTGAATATGGACAAGATCTATACCCAGCTTCAACTGATTTCCGCACAGCTCATTAAAGACATCCATTCCCGGAACATCAAAATGCATGAAATGCTGATACCGGTTTCCATGGCCCTGATCACGGATTTCAACGAAGACTATTTAGGGGTGCCCCAGAATGGATAA
- a CDS encoding 50S ribosomal protein L11 methyltransferase gives MTPFDRKAVLAILDHADTRLTARAYVHDIAAAMHIPVSEAKTVLKTLVNHQDVTYQEIFGTTSVIRNFQKPVQVTDHFVLTPPDISYGSGRQDLHVIRLEPGISFGSGHHPTTRLCLCAMEHLFFHIRPHASIFQTSGADIGTGSGVLAIALCLAGVSGCLAYDIDPNAVSEAKKNIDLNDLSGRIPVLKHPMPETGPGLGIVCANLRTPTLETLAPLFRKRLNPGGFLIFSGIRTWEADALKTCFTKYGLTPVWEKTDKNWAGLIFADQ, from the coding sequence ATGACCCCCTTTGACCGAAAGGCCGTTCTGGCCATCCTGGACCATGCCGACACCCGGTTAACGGCCCGGGCCTATGTGCATGACATCGCCGCTGCCATGCACATCCCTGTGTCAGAAGCCAAAACCGTTCTCAAAACCCTGGTCAACCATCAGGATGTCACGTATCAGGAAATTTTCGGCACCACCAGTGTCATTAGAAATTTTCAGAAACCCGTCCAAGTAACGGACCATTTTGTGCTGACACCGCCGGACATTTCGTACGGGTCAGGCCGTCAGGATCTGCATGTCATCCGCCTGGAACCGGGCATCTCCTTCGGGTCCGGCCATCACCCCACCACCCGGCTGTGTCTGTGTGCCATGGAACATTTGTTTTTCCACATCCGGCCCCATGCCTCCATTTTTCAGACCTCAGGGGCGGATATCGGCACGGGTTCCGGGGTCCTGGCCATTGCCCTGTGCCTGGCCGGGGTATCCGGATGTCTGGCCTATGATATTGACCCCAATGCCGTGAGTGAAGCCAAAAAAAACATTGACCTGAACGATCTTTCTGGCAGAATACCCGTATTAAAACATCCCATGCCGGAAACCGGTCCCGGGCTGGGAATTGTCTGCGCCAATCTGAGAACCCCGACTCTGGAAACCCTGGCACCGCTTTTCCGGAAGCGTCTGAACCCCGGCGGTTTTCTCATTTTTTCAGGCATCCGGACATGGGAAGCGGACGCGTTAAAGACCTGTTTTACAAAATACGGGTTGACCCCTGTCTGGGAAAAAACAGATAAAAACTGGGCCGGACTGATTTTTGCCGATCAATGA
- a CDS encoding thermonuclease family protein — MSRLLKYLVFFLALLGLVMPVAGDVFTWIDSDGVRHFSNVSPPGNADHAKVLESETRNQVSSERQFKVVKVYDGDSLLVKGLDLTLKIRMVGIDAPETGGSRKPGQPYSRKAHQYLGRRIHDRSVTLKTYGLGGYNRILAEVFINDINMNLEMVKTGLAEVYQGSMPKTFDAAPYLAAQDQARKRRIGMWVQGSQYKSPRQWRKENPRN; from the coding sequence ATGAGTCGATTGCTTAAATATCTGGTCTTTTTTCTGGCGCTGTTGGGCCTTGTCATGCCGGTAGCAGGGGATGTGTTCACCTGGATCGATTCAGACGGGGTCCGGCATTTTTCCAATGTTTCCCCGCCGGGAAATGCCGACCATGCAAAGGTGCTTGAATCAGAAACCCGGAACCAGGTCTCATCCGAGCGGCAGTTCAAGGTAGTCAAGGTGTATGATGGCGATTCTTTGCTGGTCAAAGGCCTGGATCTGACCCTTAAAATACGCATGGTGGGCATTGACGCACCGGAAACCGGAGGCAGCAGAAAACCGGGCCAGCCTTACAGCAGAAAAGCACACCAGTACCTGGGCCGCCGGATCCATGACCGGTCGGTGACATTGAAAACCTATGGTCTGGGCGGTTATAACCGGATTCTGGCGGAAGTGTTCATCAATGACATCAACATGAATCTGGAAATGGTGAAAACGGGGCTGGCAGAAGTGTATCAGGGAAGTATGCCCAAAACATTCGATGCCGCCCCTTATCTGGCAGCCCAGGATCAGGCCAGAAAACGCCGGATCGGCATGTGGGTCCAGGGCAGCCAATATAAAAGTCCCCGGCAGTGGCGAAAGGAAAACCCCAGAAACTGA
- a CDS encoding single-stranded DNA-binding protein, with amino-acid sequence MAGLNKVMLIGNLGRDPEIRYSQQGLAVVNFSIATSEQWTDKNTGEKQEKTEWHRVVAFGKPAEILEKYLSKGSQVYIEGRLQTRNYEKDGQTHYITEVVTSNFQFLGGRSDNQGNDQSSGGYQKEPSRGGYPQQGGAAPSQQNFQGSTRPGGGQPPMQDEDIPF; translated from the coding sequence ATGGCGGGTTTGAACAAAGTGATGCTCATCGGAAACCTGGGCCGGGACCCGGAAATCCGGTATTCCCAGCAGGGGTTGGCAGTGGTGAATTTTTCAATTGCCACCAGCGAACAATGGACGGATAAAAATACCGGAGAAAAACAGGAAAAGACCGAGTGGCACCGGGTGGTGGCATTTGGCAAACCAGCTGAAATTCTGGAGAAGTATCTGTCCAAAGGCAGCCAGGTGTACATTGAGGGCCGGCTTCAGACCCGGAATTATGAAAAAGACGGCCAGACCCACTACATCACGGAAGTGGTGACCAGCAATTTTCAGTTTCTGGGCGGCCGGTCCGACAATCAGGGCAATGATCAGTCTTCGGGCGGATATCAAAAAGAGCCGTCCCGTGGCGGATACCCGCAGCAGGGGGGGGCAGCACCCAGCCAGCAGAACTTTCAGGGATCGACCCGTCCGGGTGGGGGCCAGCCGCCGATGCAGGATGAGGATATTCCTTTTTAA
- a CDS encoding Mrp/NBP35 family ATP-binding protein, with protein sequence MATPTKNKGQIAGQMPGPDPDEQARQSLTRIKQKFIIMSGKGGVGKTSVSVNLAIALAGMGHQVGLLDVDLHGPDIPHMLGISGMLKADDTQKMVPIAYSDHLKIISMESLMPNRDEAVIWRGPVKHGAIRQFIGDVSWGDLDYLIIDCPPGTGDEPLTVAQLIPDAKAVIVTTPQEVALADIRKSISFCKNVRMEIFGIIENMSGFTCPHCHKVVELFGEGGGEKTARNYDIPFLGKIAFDPEMVRCSDNGMAFQQQFTQSPITAAFKKIAEKMAV encoded by the coding sequence ATGGCAACACCTACTAAAAACAAGGGTCAAATTGCCGGCCAGATGCCGGGTCCGGACCCGGATGAACAAGCCAGACAGTCTTTGACAAGAATCAAACAAAAATTTATTATTATGAGCGGCAAAGGCGGGGTGGGAAAAACCAGCGTGTCTGTCAACCTGGCCATTGCCCTGGCCGGTATGGGCCATCAGGTGGGATTGCTGGATGTGGATCTGCATGGTCCGGATATCCCGCACATGCTGGGAATATCCGGCATGTTAAAAGCGGATGATACCCAGAAAATGGTCCCTATTGCCTATTCAGATCACCTGAAAATCATTTCCATGGAATCTTTGATGCCCAACAGGGATGAAGCTGTGATCTGGCGGGGTCCGGTCAAACACGGCGCCATCCGTCAATTCATCGGAGATGTCAGCTGGGGGGATCTGGATTACCTGATCATCGACTGTCCTCCGGGTACGGGGGACGAACCATTGACCGTGGCCCAGCTGATCCCGGACGCCAAAGCCGTGATCGTGACCACGCCCCAGGAAGTGGCGTTGGCGGATATCCGGAAATCCATCAGTTTCTGTAAAAATGTCCGGATGGAGATTTTCGGCATCATTGAAAACATGAGCGGATTCACCTGCCCCCACTGCCACAAGGTTGTGGAGCTTTTCGGCGAAGGCGGGGGTGAAAAAACAGCCCGGAACTATGACATCCCTTTCTTAGGCAAAATTGCCTTTGATCCGGAAATGGTCAGATGCAGCGACAATGGGATGGCATTTCAGCAGCAATTCACCCAATCCCCCATTACAGCGGCATTTAAAAAAATTGCCGAAAAAATGGCGGTGTGA
- a CDS encoding NifB/NifX family molybdenum-iron cluster-binding protein, with the protein MKIAVSASGQDLDAQIDQRFGRCDYFLIIDTDTMETQGFPNDHNSQTSGAGVQAAGFVIDKGAAAVLTGSCGPKAMDVFNAQNIPVYTGHAGNVRQAVEAFKKAPSGTSGAPATGQGQGTPGSGRGMGGGGRGMGGGGRGRGVAGGGRGMGGGGGQGMGGGRGMGGGCGRKNC; encoded by the coding sequence ATGAAAATAGCAGTCAGTGCCTCGGGTCAGGATCTTGATGCCCAGATCGATCAACGGTTCGGCCGGTGCGACTATTTTTTGATTATCGATACCGATACCATGGAAACTCAAGGGTTTCCCAATGATCACAATTCCCAGACCAGCGGGGCCGGCGTTCAGGCGGCCGGGTTTGTGATTGACAAAGGTGCTGCGGCGGTGTTAACCGGCAGTTGCGGTCCCAAAGCCATGGATGTGTTTAACGCCCAGAATATCCCCGTGTATACGGGTCATGCCGGCAACGTCCGCCAGGCAGTGGAAGCTTTTAAAAAAGCGCCTTCAGGCACATCCGGAGCGCCGGCCACAGGCCAGGGCCAGGGTACGCCCGGCAGCGGGAGAGGCATGGGCGGCGGCGGCAGAGGTATGGGCGGTGGTGGTCGCGGCAGAGGCGTTGCCGGCGGCGGTCGCGGCATGGGAGGCGGCGGCGGCCAGGGCATGGGCGGCGGTCGCGGTATGGGCGGCGGTTGCGGCAGAAAAAACTGCTGA
- a CDS encoding cation diffusion facilitator family transporter, with protein MMNPTASHTDVYDETAQVYRVAGFAFLLNLFLAVMKGFLAVSSGSLAIMASAIDSGTDAIASFVIYGGVKLSTKKTKAFPLGLYKLENVASVLIAIFIFIAGYEIVGQIFSGSQAPPRIPLPYIWLLLAATLMIFFFGRYAIRVGQRTHSPTLIAEGRHRQVDVLSSIVVLIAAFMGYLGVEWQVWGISIDQMGACLILVFIVRAGWDLLSDGMRVLLDASIDFATLDRIQEIIKKDPLVDRIVDLSGRNAGRFQFIHAQVTVRTQDLEKAHQVSEHLEAKIREQIPHIEKITILYEPQKRTRVRIAVPLADENGRISAHFGEAPLFAVVQVQRRDQAVQKKNLMKNPYTATETAKGIRVAEWLINAGVDHVGMKEDVSRKGPGYVLANGGIKVHLISCDHLDTAIDEIMATDI; from the coding sequence ATGATGAATCCAACCGCTTCTCATACGGATGTTTATGATGAAACCGCCCAGGTATACCGGGTGGCGGGATTTGCTTTTTTACTGAACCTGTTTTTAGCGGTCATGAAAGGGTTTCTTGCCGTGTCATCCGGCAGTCTGGCCATCATGGCCAGTGCCATTGATTCCGGGACGGATGCCATTGCATCGTTCGTGATTTACGGCGGAGTCAAACTGTCCACCAAAAAAACAAAAGCATTTCCCCTGGGATTGTATAAGCTGGAAAATGTGGCATCCGTTCTCATTGCCATATTTATTTTCATTGCCGGGTATGAAATTGTCGGTCAGATTTTTTCAGGTTCCCAGGCACCTCCCCGGATACCGCTGCCCTATATCTGGCTGCTGCTGGCGGCCACGCTGATGATCTTTTTTTTCGGGCGGTATGCCATTCGTGTCGGCCAAAGGACCCATTCCCCCACATTGATTGCCGAAGGCCGGCACCGCCAGGTGGATGTGCTGTCGTCCATCGTGGTTCTGATTGCTGCATTTATGGGATATCTGGGGGTGGAGTGGCAGGTCTGGGGGATATCCATCGATCAGATGGGGGCTTGTCTGATTCTGGTGTTCATTGTCCGGGCCGGGTGGGATCTTTTGTCTGACGGCATGCGGGTGCTGCTGGATGCGTCCATTGATTTTGCCACCCTGGACCGGATTCAGGAAATTATTAAAAAAGATCCACTGGTGGACCGGATCGTTGATCTGTCCGGCCGGAATGCCGGCCGGTTTCAGTTTATCCACGCACAAGTGACAGTCAGAACACAGGATCTTGAAAAAGCCCATCAGGTCAGTGAGCATCTGGAAGCAAAAATTCGGGAACAGATCCCGCATATAGAAAAAATCACCATTTTATATGAACCTCAGAAAAGAACCCGGGTCCGGATTGCCGTGCCTCTGGCAGATGAAAACGGCCGGATCAGTGCCCATTTTGGTGAAGCCCCATTGTTTGCGGTGGTTCAGGTTCAGCGCAGGGATCAGGCCGTTCAGAAAAAAAATTTAATGAAAAATCCATATACGGCCACTGAAACCGCCAAAGGGATCCGGGTGGCGGAATGGCTGATAAACGCCGGTGTCGATCATGTGGGCATGAAAGAAGATGTCTCCCGCAAAGGGCCGGGCTATGTGCTGGCCAATGGCGGGATCAAGGTCCATCTGATTTCCTGCGACCATCTTGATACCGCCATTGATGAGATTATGGCAACCGACATTTGA
- a CDS encoding EamA family transporter: protein MISTETLAVACGIGSAAAWGAGDFSGGMASRKGNVLKVVLVSQLIGGLFLLGMAVFSGEAMPPVRHLMYGAFAGVFGNIGLIALYRGLSTGRMGIVAPLSAVLTALVPIGYTAVYAGLPSMTRFAGFVCFGIAVWLLSSADTGFRMTGRELLLSCIAGVGFGLFFIFIDKANDLAIFWSLVWARVASVAFLFTVVMVVGKTGTPKAGQWLFIVMSGVLDALGNLLFSTAAHLGRLDVSAVLSSLYPAATVLLAWLFLREKLRRRQWMGVGIAFIALGLISI, encoded by the coding sequence ATGATTAGCACGGAAACACTGGCTGTTGCCTGCGGCATCGGCAGTGCCGCCGCCTGGGGAGCCGGGGATTTCAGCGGCGGGATGGCGTCCCGCAAAGGCAATGTGCTGAAGGTGGTGCTGGTTTCCCAGTTAATCGGGGGCCTGTTCCTGCTGGGGATGGCTGTTTTTTCCGGGGAAGCCATGCCCCCGGTCCGGCACCTGATGTATGGGGCATTTGCCGGGGTTTTCGGCAACATCGGGCTGATTGCGCTGTACCGGGGGTTGTCCACGGGGCGCATGGGCATTGTGGCGCCGTTGTCAGCCGTACTCACGGCTCTGGTGCCCATCGGATATACGGCAGTTTATGCCGGCCTGCCCTCCATGACCCGGTTTGCCGGGTTTGTGTGTTTCGGCATTGCCGTGTGGCTGTTGTCTTCGGCAGATACCGGGTTCCGCATGACCGGCCGGGAGCTGTTGCTGTCCTGTATCGCAGGTGTCGGTTTTGGCCTGTTTTTCATTTTTATCGATAAAGCCAATGACCTGGCTATTTTCTGGTCTTTGGTCTGGGCCCGGGTGGCATCGGTTGCCTTTTTATTCACCGTGGTGATGGTGGTGGGAAAAACAGGCACTCCCAAGGCGGGGCAGTGGCTTTTCATTGTCATGAGCGGGGTCCTGGATGCCCTGGGCAATCTTTTGTTTTCCACGGCCGCCCACCTGGGCCGCCTGGATGTGTCCGCCGTGCTGTCATCGCTTTATCCGGCTGCCACAGTCCTGCTGGCCTGGCTGTTTCTCAGAGAAAAACTGCGGCGCCGTCAGTGGATGGGAGTGGGAATCGCATTTATCGCGTTGGGACTGATTTCCATATGA
- a CDS encoding PQQ-dependent sugar dehydrogenase, translating into MTRKSTRALFTILAALLAAVLAHWGCDRSTRAEASDLQLTRTVVMSGLSDPWDLAFAPDGTMLFTEKCRGLSVRTLDGTVRRLFGTAGAALPAQDFFCQGQSGMLGVALDPAFDENRLVYVYMASNAGGTKTNRVVRLRVDKDYAGVSDRRDIVTDISFKQSLNRWGGAGAHSGGRIRFSPFDGTLYVTTGDNHDGPLPQDLSRLGGKILRIDGDGNPASGNRAPAGGDPRIYTYGHRNVQGIDFHPATGRAFASEHGPGHDDEVTPLAPGGNGGWDPAPGKGVSCPADYCGYMSNNSEGTPTSMTDLDRFPDALKPSWNNRGVSEGMSPCVFLKGSLWKGWENRLAVGFLRGKRIELLEMDAEGMTVGTAVVAGLPTERIRSLVLGPKGALYVAIDAGEIWRLENAAQ; encoded by the coding sequence ATGACACGCAAATCAACAAGAGCACTGTTCACGATTTTAGCGGCTCTGCTTGCAGCTGTTCTGGCCCATTGGGGCTGCGACCGGTCAACGCGGGCGGAAGCCAGTGATCTTCAGCTAACCCGCACGGTGGTGATGTCCGGACTCAGTGATCCCTGGGATCTGGCATTTGCCCCGGACGGGACCATGCTGTTTACGGAAAAATGCCGGGGGCTGTCTGTGCGCACTTTGGATGGGACGGTCCGGCGGTTGTTTGGAACTGCCGGTGCAGCGCTGCCGGCCCAGGATTTTTTCTGCCAGGGACAAAGCGGGATGCTGGGGGTGGCCCTGGATCCGGCGTTTGATGAAAACCGCCTGGTGTACGTGTACATGGCTTCAAATGCCGGCGGGACTAAGACCAACCGGGTGGTACGACTCAGGGTTGACAAAGATTACGCGGGTGTTTCCGACCGCAGGGACATTGTCACCGACATCTCATTCAAGCAGTCATTGAACCGGTGGGGCGGTGCCGGCGCCCACAGCGGCGGCCGCATCCGGTTCAGCCCGTTTGATGGCACTCTTTACGTCACCACGGGCGACAACCATGACGGGCCGTTGCCCCAGGACCTTTCCCGCCTGGGGGGCAAGATCCTGCGCATCGATGGTGACGGCAACCCGGCGTCCGGGAACCGGGCCCCGGCCGGCGGTGATCCGCGCATCTACACGTATGGCCACCGCAATGTGCAGGGCATTGACTTTCATCCTGCCACGGGCCGGGCCTTTGCCAGTGAACACGGCCCCGGCCATGACGATGAGGTAACCCCCCTGGCACCGGGCGGCAACGGCGGCTGGGATCCGGCGCCGGGAAAAGGGGTGTCCTGTCCGGCGGATTATTGCGGGTATATGTCCAATAATTCCGAGGGCACACCAACATCCATGACCGACCTGGACCGGTTCCCGGACGCACTCAAACCATCATGGAACAACCGGGGTGTTTCCGAGGGGATGAGCCCGTGCGTCTTTTTGAAAGGATCTCTTTGGAAGGGCTGGGAGAACCGGTTGGCAGTGGGATTTCTGCGCGGGAAACGTATTGAGCTATTGGAGATGGACGCGGAAGGCATGACGGTCGGAACCGCTGTGGTCGCCGGCCTGCCCACAGAGCGGATTCGATCTCTGGTCCTGGGGCCAAAGGGCGCACTGTATGTGGCCATTGACGCAGGGGAGATCTGGCGGCTGGAAAACGCTGCTCAATAA
- a CDS encoding HD domain-containing protein, with the protein METKIKKDMFRNWFDRYVAGFTAGENTALDVVTNIRLKKDHSDRVVQEILWMADQLGLDNESRDLAAVMALFHDIGRFAQYARYRTFVDHRSENHAELGVKILQQHQVLDCLPADQADLICRVISYHNRAALPDDDTEECLFYARLLRDADKLDIWRVLIDHYQHRNQEDNPAVELGLADTSDISDQVYDRVVNKDIVNARHVKNLNDFKLLQIGWVFDINFTPALQQVKDRGYIDAICRTLPPSDRRTRIKQVVADWLDKKLRS; encoded by the coding sequence ATGGAAACAAAAATAAAAAAAGATATGTTCAGAAACTGGTTTGACCGGTATGTGGCAGGGTTCACAGCCGGAGAAAACACCGCCTTGGATGTGGTGACAAACATCCGGCTGAAAAAAGATCATTCAGACCGGGTGGTTCAGGAAATTCTGTGGATGGCGGATCAACTGGGCCTGGATAACGAATCCCGGGACCTGGCTGCCGTCATGGCCCTGTTTCACGATATCGGCCGGTTTGCACAGTATGCCCGGTACCGCACCTTTGTGGACCACAGATCAGAAAACCATGCCGAGCTGGGGGTAAAAATTCTGCAGCAACACCAGGTGCTGGACTGCCTGCCCGCAGATCAGGCAGACCTGATCTGCCGGGTGATCTCTTATCACAACCGGGCCGCACTGCCGGATGATGACACCGAAGAATGCCTGTTTTATGCAAGGCTGCTGCGGGATGCGGACAAACTGGATATCTGGCGGGTGCTCATCGACCATTACCAGCACCGGAACCAGGAGGACAACCCGGCCGTTGAACTGGGCCTGGCCGATACTTCCGACATCTCAGATCAGGTGTACGACCGTGTGGTAAATAAAGACATCGTAAATGCCCGCCATGTAAAGAACCTGAATGATTTCAAGCTGCTCCAGATCGGGTGGGTGTTTGACATCAATTTTACACCGGCCCTGCAGCAGGTCAAAGACCGAGGCTACATCGACGCCATCTGCCGAACCCTGCCGCCCTCTGACAGACGGACACGGATCAAACAGGTTGTGGCGGACTGGTTGGACAAAAAACTGCGATCATAA